From a single Phragmites australis chromosome 7, lpPhrAust1.1, whole genome shotgun sequence genomic region:
- the LOC133925045 gene encoding uncharacterized protein LOC133925045 isoform X4 yields the protein MFSSQDNKRDNDGAKRMFFGGERFLEGISGEANITVQRTELNNPLGLEVQLHITEAVCPALSEPGLRAFLRFMTGVSVCLNRGDVDPKAQQLSEAAGSSLVSIIVDHIFLCIKDTEFQLELLMQSLFFSRASISDGGRSKNLSCIKVGGLFLRDTFSRPPCTLMQPSMQAVSQEPPTVPDFGQNFCPPIYPFGNQLLEFAAGVPLFSLYCLQITPPPSPPKFASKTVITCQPFTVTLQEQSCLRIASFLADGVVPNRSAILPDSSINSLSFSLKEFVLSVPLDAEEITRCSGTKNACPQPSFSGARLHVEDLYFCQSPSAKCPLLNLERDPASFLLWEYQPVDASQMKWATRASHISLSLETSSTSNGQRAVRDCSANLWKCIELDDIRFEAAMVTADGSPLLDVPPPEGVVRIGVAFQQFTSNTSVEQLFFVLGFYTYFGQVAERISKVSKGNRSEASKSSADKFENKLPSDTAVSLTMNNLQLNFLESLSASDLHMPLVQFGGEDLFLKVSHRTLGGAFAVTTNLMWRTVSVNCLEGESAMVCENGTAVTGEHNIAVHENGHPKMRAVFWVDHRSKHQAKEAQFIDISITHVMPSDMRDMECHSLNVSAKVSGVRLGGGMTYTESLLHRFGILGPDGGPGEGLLRGLKDLSSGPLAKLFKSSHLTEKEDERSKVDDHNSKFDLGVPDDLDVSIELRNWLFALEGTEEVGNCFSPRGGDHISREEKCWHSTFRNLHVSGKSSDRLNLEGAEKVLPKKAFPVERFTAGIEGLQAIKPCLRDQLTGKGTSNNHQMGNKFNNASSVGDQGVDIEATMVIGEDEIEGAKWTMDNVKFSVKEPIEAVATKEELEHLAMLCRSEADAMGRITAAILRLLKLDKSLGQGTIEQLRNLGSGGMDNIFSPRRLSRQNSIGSIGTPRTPTLHAIADVVGSKNTLEATISALQAEISESKAKFAVLISKASSAGDQNRAEVVRQLNEKLESMQSLVARLRTLIN from the exons ATGTTTTCAAG TCAAGATAACAAACGAGACAATGATGGTGCAAAACGAATGTTTTTTGGCggtgaaagatttttggaagGAATATCTGGGGAGGCTAAC ATCACGGTCCAACGGACAGAACTAAATAATCCACTTGGGCTTGAGGTTCAGCTGCATATTACTGAAGCTGTCTGTCCCGCCTTAAGCGAACCTG GCTTACGGGCCTTTCTTCGATTCATGACTGGGGTATCTGTGTGCCTAAACAGGGGAGACGTGGATCCAAAAGCTCAGCAG CTTTCAGAAGCAGCAGGATCTTCGTTGGTGTCCATTATTGTAGATCACATATTCCTCTGCATTAAAGATACTG AGTTTCAACTTGAACTTCTCATGCAGTCTTTGTTCTTCTCACGG GCGAGCATTTCAGATGGGGGACGTTCGAAGAACTTGTCTTGCATAAAGGTCGGCGGGCTGTTTCTGAG AGACACCTTTTCTCGCCCTCCGTGCACATTGATGCAGCCTTCTATGCAAGCAGTTTCACAAGAACCACCGACTGTGCCTGACTTTG GTCAAAATTTTTGCCCTCCAATCTATCcatttgggaatcaactattaGAATTCGCTGCTGGAGTTCCTTTATTTTCCCTCTATTGTCTTCAGATCACTCCTCCTCCATCACCTCCAAAGTTTGCTTCAAAAACTGTCATCACATGCCAGCCTTTTACG GTAACCCTCCAGGAGCAGTCTTGCTTAAGAATTGCCTCATTCTTGGCTGATGGAGTCGTGCCCAATCGCAGTGCCATATTGCCTGATTCTTCAATAAACAGCCTGTCATTTTCACTTAAAGAATTTGTTCTCTCAGTTCCATTAGATGCTGAGGAAATCACAAGGTGCAGTGGAACCAAGAATGCTTGCCCTCAACCATCATTTTCAGGCGCACGACTTCATGTGGAAGACCTATACTTCTGCCAGTCACCATCAGCAAAGTGTCCATTGCTAAACCTTGAGAGAGATCCAGCTTCCTTCCTTCTCTGGGAATATCAACCTGTTGATGCAAGTCAGATGAAGTGGGCTACTCGGGCTTCTCACATAAGCCTCTCGCTTGAAACTTCTAGCACTTCAAATGGACAGAGAGCAGTTAGGGACTGCTCTGCAAATTTGTGGAAATGTATTGAACTAGATGACATCCGATTTGAGGCAGCTATGGTTACAGCAGATGGTAGCCCTTTGTTGGATGTGCCACCCCCAGAGGGTGTTGTGAGAATTGGTGTTGCTTTCCAACAGTTTACGTCCAACACCTCAGTTGAGCAATTGTTTTTTGTCTTAGGATTCTATACTTACTTTGGTCAAGTTGCAGAGCGTATTTCAAAGGTCAGCAAAGGTAACAGGTCTGAGGCGAGCAAATCATCAGCTGACAAATTTGAGAATAAACTGCCAAGCGATACAGCTGTGAGCTTAACTATGAATAACCTCCAGCTCAATTTCTTGGAATCTTTGTCAGCAAGTGACCTACATATGCCCTTGGTTCAGTTTGGTGGAGAGGATCTGTTCCTGAAAGTTTCTCATCGCACTCTAGGTGGTGCATTTGCAGTCACAACTAACTTGATGTGGAGAACTGTCTCAGTTAACTGTTTGGAAGGAGAAAGTGCTATGGTTTGTGAGAATGGCACTGCAGTGACAGGTGAACACAACATTGCGGTGCATGAAAATGGGCATCCCAAGATGAGAGCAGTCTTTTGGGTTGATCATCGGAGCAAACACCAGGCTAAAGAAGCTCAATTTATTGATATAAGCATCACTCATGTGATGCCATCTGACATGCGGGATATGGAGTGCCACAGCTTGAATGTATCAGCTAAGGTATCTGGTGTTCGTCTTGGAGGTGGAATGACTTACACTGAGTCTTTACTGCATCGATTTGGTATCCTGGGTCCTGATGGTGGTCCAGGAGAAGGCCTCTTGAGGGGATTGAAGGATTTATCTTCTGGCCCACTTGCAAAGCTATTTAAATCGTCTCATCTCACTGAGAAGGAAG ATGAAAGGTCCAAAGTTGATGACCACAATTCGAAGTTTGACCTTGGGGTGCCAGATGATCTTGATGTGTCAATTGAGCTTAGAAATTGGCTATTCGCACTTGAAGGAACAGAAGAAGTAGGAAATTGTTTTTCTCCTCGTGGTGGTGATCATATCAGtagagaagaaaaatgttgGCATTCAACCTTCAGGAATCTACATGTCTCTGGCAAGAGCAGTGACCGGCTTAACCTGGAAGGTGCAGAAAAAGTGTTGCCCAAAAAGGCATTTCCGGTGGAACGCTTTACG GCTGGAATTGAAGGTTTACAGGCAATAAAACCTTGCCTGAGAGACCAACTCACTGGAAAAGGAACATCAAACAATCATCAAATGGGCAATAAATTTAATAATGCAAGTTCTGTTGGTGACCAAGGTGTTGATATTGAAGCGACAATGGTCATTGGCGAAGACGAGATTGAGGGTGCCAAGTGGACAATGGATAATGTCAAATTTTCTGTCAAAGAACCC ATCGAGGCAGttgcaacaaaagaagaactaGAGCACCTTGCCATGCTTTGCAGATCTGAAGCTGATGCGATGGGGAGGATCACTGCTGCAATTCTTCGCCTCCTTAAGCTTGACAAATCTCTTGGCCAGGGAACTATAGAACAGCTCCGTAACCTAG GAAGTGGAGGCATGGACAATATCTTCTCACCCAGGAGGCTCAGCAGGCAGAACAGTATTGGCAGCATAGGCACTCCTAGGACTCCAACTCTGCATGCGATTGCAGATGTTGTGGGATCGAAAAACACACTGGAAGCGACAATTTCTGCATTACAAGCCGAAATTTCTGAATCCAAGGCCAAATTCGCGGTACTAATTTCCAAGGCAAGCAGTGCGGGAGATCAGAATCGTGCCGAGGTTGTCAGGCAACTGAATGAAAAGCTCGAGAGCATGCAATCCTTGGTGGCACGTTTGAGAACTTTGATCAATTGA
- the LOC133925045 gene encoding uncharacterized protein LOC133925045 isoform X3 produces the protein MAGSKFERSKGFLQQQSQDNKRDNDGAKRMFFGGERFLEGISGEANITVQRTELNNPLGLEVQLHITEAVCPALSEPGLRAFLRFMTGVSVCLNRGDVDPKAQQLSEAAGSSLVSIIVDHIFLCIKDTEFQLELLMQSLFFSRASISDGGRSKNLSCIKVGGLFLRDTFSRPPCTLMQPSMQAVSQEPPTVPDFGQNFCPPIYPFGNQLLEFAAGVPLFSLYCLQITPPPSPPKFASKTVITCQPFTVTLQEQSCLRIASFLADGVVPNRSAILPDSSINSLSFSLKEFVLSVPLDAEEITRCSGTKNACPQPSFSGARLHVEDLYFCQSPSAKCPLLNLERDPASFLLWEYQPVDASQMKWATRASHISLSLETSSTSNGQRAVRDCSANLWKCIELDDIRFEAAMVTADGSPLLDVPPPEGVVRIGVAFQQFTSNTSVEQLFFVLGFYTYFGQVAERISKVSKGNRSEASKSSADKFENKLPSDTAVSLTMNNLQLNFLESLSASDLHMPLVQFGGEDLFLKVSHRTLGGAFAVTTNLMWRTVSVNCLEGESAMVCENGTAVTGEHNIAVHENGHPKMRAVFWVDHRSKHQAKEAQFIDISITHVMPSDMRDMECHSLNVSAKVSGVRLGGGMTYTESLLHRFGILGPDGGPGEGLLRGLKDLSSGPLAKLFKSSHLTEKEDERSKVDDHNSKFDLGVPDDLDVSIELRNWLFALEGTEEVGNCFSPRGGDHISREEKCWHSTFRNLHVSGKSSDRLNLEGAEKVLPKKAFPVERFTAGIEGLQAIKPCLRDQLTGKGTSNNHQMGNKFNNASSVGDQGVDIEATMVIGEDEIEGAKWTMDNVKFSVKEPIEAVATKEELEHLAMLCRSEADAMGRITAAILRLLKLDKSLGQGTIEQLRNLGSGGMDNIFSPRRLSRQNSIGSIGTPRTPTLHAIADVVGSKNTLEATISALQAEISESKAKFAVLISKASSAGDQNRAEVVRQLNEKLESMQSLVARLRTLIN, from the exons ATGGCAG GTAGTAAATTTGAAAGAAGCAAGGGATTTCTCCAACAACAAAG TCAAGATAACAAACGAGACAATGATGGTGCAAAACGAATGTTTTTTGGCggtgaaagatttttggaagGAATATCTGGGGAGGCTAAC ATCACGGTCCAACGGACAGAACTAAATAATCCACTTGGGCTTGAGGTTCAGCTGCATATTACTGAAGCTGTCTGTCCCGCCTTAAGCGAACCTG GCTTACGGGCCTTTCTTCGATTCATGACTGGGGTATCTGTGTGCCTAAACAGGGGAGACGTGGATCCAAAAGCTCAGCAG CTTTCAGAAGCAGCAGGATCTTCGTTGGTGTCCATTATTGTAGATCACATATTCCTCTGCATTAAAGATACTG AGTTTCAACTTGAACTTCTCATGCAGTCTTTGTTCTTCTCACGG GCGAGCATTTCAGATGGGGGACGTTCGAAGAACTTGTCTTGCATAAAGGTCGGCGGGCTGTTTCTGAG AGACACCTTTTCTCGCCCTCCGTGCACATTGATGCAGCCTTCTATGCAAGCAGTTTCACAAGAACCACCGACTGTGCCTGACTTTG GTCAAAATTTTTGCCCTCCAATCTATCcatttgggaatcaactattaGAATTCGCTGCTGGAGTTCCTTTATTTTCCCTCTATTGTCTTCAGATCACTCCTCCTCCATCACCTCCAAAGTTTGCTTCAAAAACTGTCATCACATGCCAGCCTTTTACG GTAACCCTCCAGGAGCAGTCTTGCTTAAGAATTGCCTCATTCTTGGCTGATGGAGTCGTGCCCAATCGCAGTGCCATATTGCCTGATTCTTCAATAAACAGCCTGTCATTTTCACTTAAAGAATTTGTTCTCTCAGTTCCATTAGATGCTGAGGAAATCACAAGGTGCAGTGGAACCAAGAATGCTTGCCCTCAACCATCATTTTCAGGCGCACGACTTCATGTGGAAGACCTATACTTCTGCCAGTCACCATCAGCAAAGTGTCCATTGCTAAACCTTGAGAGAGATCCAGCTTCCTTCCTTCTCTGGGAATATCAACCTGTTGATGCAAGTCAGATGAAGTGGGCTACTCGGGCTTCTCACATAAGCCTCTCGCTTGAAACTTCTAGCACTTCAAATGGACAGAGAGCAGTTAGGGACTGCTCTGCAAATTTGTGGAAATGTATTGAACTAGATGACATCCGATTTGAGGCAGCTATGGTTACAGCAGATGGTAGCCCTTTGTTGGATGTGCCACCCCCAGAGGGTGTTGTGAGAATTGGTGTTGCTTTCCAACAGTTTACGTCCAACACCTCAGTTGAGCAATTGTTTTTTGTCTTAGGATTCTATACTTACTTTGGTCAAGTTGCAGAGCGTATTTCAAAGGTCAGCAAAGGTAACAGGTCTGAGGCGAGCAAATCATCAGCTGACAAATTTGAGAATAAACTGCCAAGCGATACAGCTGTGAGCTTAACTATGAATAACCTCCAGCTCAATTTCTTGGAATCTTTGTCAGCAAGTGACCTACATATGCCCTTGGTTCAGTTTGGTGGAGAGGATCTGTTCCTGAAAGTTTCTCATCGCACTCTAGGTGGTGCATTTGCAGTCACAACTAACTTGATGTGGAGAACTGTCTCAGTTAACTGTTTGGAAGGAGAAAGTGCTATGGTTTGTGAGAATGGCACTGCAGTGACAGGTGAACACAACATTGCGGTGCATGAAAATGGGCATCCCAAGATGAGAGCAGTCTTTTGGGTTGATCATCGGAGCAAACACCAGGCTAAAGAAGCTCAATTTATTGATATAAGCATCACTCATGTGATGCCATCTGACATGCGGGATATGGAGTGCCACAGCTTGAATGTATCAGCTAAGGTATCTGGTGTTCGTCTTGGAGGTGGAATGACTTACACTGAGTCTTTACTGCATCGATTTGGTATCCTGGGTCCTGATGGTGGTCCAGGAGAAGGCCTCTTGAGGGGATTGAAGGATTTATCTTCTGGCCCACTTGCAAAGCTATTTAAATCGTCTCATCTCACTGAGAAGGAAG ATGAAAGGTCCAAAGTTGATGACCACAATTCGAAGTTTGACCTTGGGGTGCCAGATGATCTTGATGTGTCAATTGAGCTTAGAAATTGGCTATTCGCACTTGAAGGAACAGAAGAAGTAGGAAATTGTTTTTCTCCTCGTGGTGGTGATCATATCAGtagagaagaaaaatgttgGCATTCAACCTTCAGGAATCTACATGTCTCTGGCAAGAGCAGTGACCGGCTTAACCTGGAAGGTGCAGAAAAAGTGTTGCCCAAAAAGGCATTTCCGGTGGAACGCTTTACG GCTGGAATTGAAGGTTTACAGGCAATAAAACCTTGCCTGAGAGACCAACTCACTGGAAAAGGAACATCAAACAATCATCAAATGGGCAATAAATTTAATAATGCAAGTTCTGTTGGTGACCAAGGTGTTGATATTGAAGCGACAATGGTCATTGGCGAAGACGAGATTGAGGGTGCCAAGTGGACAATGGATAATGTCAAATTTTCTGTCAAAGAACCC ATCGAGGCAGttgcaacaaaagaagaactaGAGCACCTTGCCATGCTTTGCAGATCTGAAGCTGATGCGATGGGGAGGATCACTGCTGCAATTCTTCGCCTCCTTAAGCTTGACAAATCTCTTGGCCAGGGAACTATAGAACAGCTCCGTAACCTAG GAAGTGGAGGCATGGACAATATCTTCTCACCCAGGAGGCTCAGCAGGCAGAACAGTATTGGCAGCATAGGCACTCCTAGGACTCCAACTCTGCATGCGATTGCAGATGTTGTGGGATCGAAAAACACACTGGAAGCGACAATTTCTGCATTACAAGCCGAAATTTCTGAATCCAAGGCCAAATTCGCGGTACTAATTTCCAAGGCAAGCAGTGCGGGAGATCAGAATCGTGCCGAGGTTGTCAGGCAACTGAATGAAAAGCTCGAGAGCATGCAATCCTTGGTGGCACGTTTGAGAACTTTGATCAATTGA
- the LOC133925045 gene encoding uncharacterized protein LOC133925045 isoform X2: MESIIARALEYTLKYWLKSFSRDQFKLQGRTAQLSNLDINGDALHASLGLPPALTVDTARVGKLQITLPSVSNVQVEPIVVNIDKLDLVLVEKDDSENLSSPSSASSPSATKSSGYGYADKIADGMTVQVGIVNLLLETHGGARREGGATWSPPLAAITFRDLVLYTTNEKWQVVNLKEARDFSNNKGFIYVFKKLEWQSLSVDLLPHPDMFTDARFNSSSSQDNKRDNDGAKRMFFGGERFLEGISGEANITVQRTELNNPLGLEVQLHITEAVCPALSEPGLRAFLRFMTGVSVCLNRGDVDPKAQQLSEAAGSSLVSIIVDHIFLCIKDTEFQLELLMQSLFFSRASISDGGRSKNLSCIKVGGLFLRDTFSRPPCTLMQPSMQAVSQEPPTVPDFGQNFCPPIYPFGNQLLEFAAGVPLFSLYCLQITPPPSPPKFASKTVITCQPFTVTLQEQSCLRIASFLADGVVPNRSAILPDSSINSLSFSLKEFVLSVPLDAEEITRCSGTKNACPQPSFSGARLHVEDLYFCQSPSAKCPLLNLERDPASFLLWEYQPVDASQMKWATRASHISLSLETSSTSNGQRAVRDCSANLWKCIELDDIRFEAAMVTADGSPLLDVPPPEGVVRIGVAFQQFTSNTSVEQLFFVLGFYTYFGQVAERISKVSKGNRSEASKSSADKFENKLPSDTAVSLTMNNLQLNFLESLSASDLHMPLVQFGGEDLFLKVSHRTLGGAFAVTTNLMWRTVSVNCLEGESAMVCENGTAVTGEHNIAVHENGHPKMRAVFWVDHRSKHQAKEAQFIDISITHVMPSDMRDMECHSLNVSAKVSGVRLGGGMTYTESLLHRFGILGPDGGPGEGLLRGLKDLSSGPLAKLFKSSHLTEKEDERSKVDDHNSKFDLGVPDDLDVSIELRNWLFALEGTEEVGNCFSPRGGDHISREEKCWHSTFRNLHVSGKSSDRLNLEGAEKVLPKKAFPVERFTAGIEGLQAIKPCLRDQLTGKGTSNNHQMGNKFNNASSVGDQGVDIEATMVIGEDEIEGAKWTMDNVKFSVKEPIEAVATKEELEHLAMLCRSEADAMGRITAAILRLLKLDKSLGQGTIEQLRNLGSGGMDNIFSPRRLSRQNSIGSIGTPRTPTLHAIADVVGSKNTLEATISALQAEISESKAKFAVLISKASSAGDQNRAEVVRQLNEKLESMQSLVARLRTLIN, from the exons ATGGAGTCGATCATAGCGCGGGCGCTGGAGTACACGCTCAAGTACTGGCTCAAGTCCTTCTCCCGCGACCAGTTCAAGCTCCAGGGCCGCACCGCGCAGCTCTCCAACCTCG ATATCAATGGCGATGCGTTGCACGCGAGCCTGGGGCTGCCTCCGGCGCTCACCGTCGACACCGCGCGCGTTGGGAAGCTCCAGATCACG TTACCTTCTGTATCAAATGTGCAAGTGGAGCCAATTGTGGTGAACATTGATAAGCTTGATCTTGTGCTTGTAGAGAAGGACGATTCTGAAAATCTTTCCAGCCCTAGCAG TGCATCATCTCCATCAGCAACTAAAAGCAGCGGATATGGTTATGCTGATAAG ATTGCAGATGGAATGACTGTACAAGTAGGTATTGTGAACCTGCTACTGGAAACACATGGAGGTGCTCGCCGTGAAGGAGGTGCAACATG gtCACCCCCACTAGCAGCTATCACATTTCGTGATCTTGTACTGTACACAACGAATGAAAAATGGCAG GTAGTAAATTTGAAAGAAGCAAGGGATTTCTCCAACAACAAAGGTTTCATTTATGTTTTCAAG AAATTGGAGTGGCAATCACTGTCAGTTGATCTATTACCTCATCCTGACATGTTCACTGATGCAAGATTCAACTCTTCTAGCAGTCAAGATAACAAACGAGACAATGATGGTGCAAAACGAATGTTTTTTGGCggtgaaagatttttggaagGAATATCTGGGGAGGCTAAC ATCACGGTCCAACGGACAGAACTAAATAATCCACTTGGGCTTGAGGTTCAGCTGCATATTACTGAAGCTGTCTGTCCCGCCTTAAGCGAACCTG GCTTACGGGCCTTTCTTCGATTCATGACTGGGGTATCTGTGTGCCTAAACAGGGGAGACGTGGATCCAAAAGCTCAGCAG CTTTCAGAAGCAGCAGGATCTTCGTTGGTGTCCATTATTGTAGATCACATATTCCTCTGCATTAAAGATACTG AGTTTCAACTTGAACTTCTCATGCAGTCTTTGTTCTTCTCACGG GCGAGCATTTCAGATGGGGGACGTTCGAAGAACTTGTCTTGCATAAAGGTCGGCGGGCTGTTTCTGAG AGACACCTTTTCTCGCCCTCCGTGCACATTGATGCAGCCTTCTATGCAAGCAGTTTCACAAGAACCACCGACTGTGCCTGACTTTG GTCAAAATTTTTGCCCTCCAATCTATCcatttgggaatcaactattaGAATTCGCTGCTGGAGTTCCTTTATTTTCCCTCTATTGTCTTCAGATCACTCCTCCTCCATCACCTCCAAAGTTTGCTTCAAAAACTGTCATCACATGCCAGCCTTTTACG GTAACCCTCCAGGAGCAGTCTTGCTTAAGAATTGCCTCATTCTTGGCTGATGGAGTCGTGCCCAATCGCAGTGCCATATTGCCTGATTCTTCAATAAACAGCCTGTCATTTTCACTTAAAGAATTTGTTCTCTCAGTTCCATTAGATGCTGAGGAAATCACAAGGTGCAGTGGAACCAAGAATGCTTGCCCTCAACCATCATTTTCAGGCGCACGACTTCATGTGGAAGACCTATACTTCTGCCAGTCACCATCAGCAAAGTGTCCATTGCTAAACCTTGAGAGAGATCCAGCTTCCTTCCTTCTCTGGGAATATCAACCTGTTGATGCAAGTCAGATGAAGTGGGCTACTCGGGCTTCTCACATAAGCCTCTCGCTTGAAACTTCTAGCACTTCAAATGGACAGAGAGCAGTTAGGGACTGCTCTGCAAATTTGTGGAAATGTATTGAACTAGATGACATCCGATTTGAGGCAGCTATGGTTACAGCAGATGGTAGCCCTTTGTTGGATGTGCCACCCCCAGAGGGTGTTGTGAGAATTGGTGTTGCTTTCCAACAGTTTACGTCCAACACCTCAGTTGAGCAATTGTTTTTTGTCTTAGGATTCTATACTTACTTTGGTCAAGTTGCAGAGCGTATTTCAAAGGTCAGCAAAGGTAACAGGTCTGAGGCGAGCAAATCATCAGCTGACAAATTTGAGAATAAACTGCCAAGCGATACAGCTGTGAGCTTAACTATGAATAACCTCCAGCTCAATTTCTTGGAATCTTTGTCAGCAAGTGACCTACATATGCCCTTGGTTCAGTTTGGTGGAGAGGATCTGTTCCTGAAAGTTTCTCATCGCACTCTAGGTGGTGCATTTGCAGTCACAACTAACTTGATGTGGAGAACTGTCTCAGTTAACTGTTTGGAAGGAGAAAGTGCTATGGTTTGTGAGAATGGCACTGCAGTGACAGGTGAACACAACATTGCGGTGCATGAAAATGGGCATCCCAAGATGAGAGCAGTCTTTTGGGTTGATCATCGGAGCAAACACCAGGCTAAAGAAGCTCAATTTATTGATATAAGCATCACTCATGTGATGCCATCTGACATGCGGGATATGGAGTGCCACAGCTTGAATGTATCAGCTAAGGTATCTGGTGTTCGTCTTGGAGGTGGAATGACTTACACTGAGTCTTTACTGCATCGATTTGGTATCCTGGGTCCTGATGGTGGTCCAGGAGAAGGCCTCTTGAGGGGATTGAAGGATTTATCTTCTGGCCCACTTGCAAAGCTATTTAAATCGTCTCATCTCACTGAGAAGGAAG ATGAAAGGTCCAAAGTTGATGACCACAATTCGAAGTTTGACCTTGGGGTGCCAGATGATCTTGATGTGTCAATTGAGCTTAGAAATTGGCTATTCGCACTTGAAGGAACAGAAGAAGTAGGAAATTGTTTTTCTCCTCGTGGTGGTGATCATATCAGtagagaagaaaaatgttgGCATTCAACCTTCAGGAATCTACATGTCTCTGGCAAGAGCAGTGACCGGCTTAACCTGGAAGGTGCAGAAAAAGTGTTGCCCAAAAAGGCATTTCCGGTGGAACGCTTTACG GCTGGAATTGAAGGTTTACAGGCAATAAAACCTTGCCTGAGAGACCAACTCACTGGAAAAGGAACATCAAACAATCATCAAATGGGCAATAAATTTAATAATGCAAGTTCTGTTGGTGACCAAGGTGTTGATATTGAAGCGACAATGGTCATTGGCGAAGACGAGATTGAGGGTGCCAAGTGGACAATGGATAATGTCAAATTTTCTGTCAAAGAACCC ATCGAGGCAGttgcaacaaaagaagaactaGAGCACCTTGCCATGCTTTGCAGATCTGAAGCTGATGCGATGGGGAGGATCACTGCTGCAATTCTTCGCCTCCTTAAGCTTGACAAATCTCTTGGCCAGGGAACTATAGAACAGCTCCGTAACCTAG GAAGTGGAGGCATGGACAATATCTTCTCACCCAGGAGGCTCAGCAGGCAGAACAGTATTGGCAGCATAGGCACTCCTAGGACTCCAACTCTGCATGCGATTGCAGATGTTGTGGGATCGAAAAACACACTGGAAGCGACAATTTCTGCATTACAAGCCGAAATTTCTGAATCCAAGGCCAAATTCGCGGTACTAATTTCCAAGGCAAGCAGTGCGGGAGATCAGAATCGTGCCGAGGTTGTCAGGCAACTGAATGAAAAGCTCGAGAGCATGCAATCCTTGGTGGCACGTTTGAGAACTTTGATCAATTGA